A single genomic interval of Acidobacteriota bacterium harbors:
- a CDS encoding acyl-CoA dehydrogenase family protein yields MSFEGLDLLNIDSLLTDEERLARDSIKKYVENEVSPIMPEFYEKGEFPDEIIPKLGELGVLGANLPEKYGCAEMNNVAYGLVMQELEACDSGIRSFASVQGALCMYPIFAFGNEVQRTKYLPKMATGEIIGCFGLTEPNFGSNPVDMITKAEKVSGGFIVNGSKAWITNGSMAHIAIVWAKIDNQIRGFILEKGMEGYSTRDTKHKLSLRASVTSELFFNNCFVPEENLLPNSGGLKSPLMCLTQARYGISWGAIGAAMSCYSSALNYANQRIQFGRPISAFQLTQEKLAKMITEICKAQLLSLHIGRLKDQGKLKPVQVSMAKMNNVSMALDCARTARGILGANGITGEYPVMRHMCNLESVYTYEGTNEVHLLVIGQAVTGIPAFADYQEK; encoded by the coding sequence ATGTCATTTGAAGGATTAGATTTGTTGAACATTGATTCGCTATTGACGGATGAAGAGCGGCTTGCACGTGATTCGATAAAGAAATATGTTGAAAACGAAGTGAGTCCGATAATGCCAGAATTTTATGAAAAAGGTGAATTTCCTGATGAGATCATCCCAAAGTTGGGGGAATTAGGGGTACTAGGGGCTAATCTCCCAGAGAAATATGGCTGCGCAGAAATGAATAATGTAGCCTATGGACTGGTCATGCAGGAACTTGAGGCTTGTGATTCGGGAATAAGAAGTTTTGCATCAGTTCAAGGGGCTCTTTGTATGTATCCGATTTTTGCCTTTGGTAATGAAGTACAAAGAACTAAGTATCTTCCTAAGATGGCTACAGGCGAAATAATCGGTTGCTTTGGCTTGACCGAACCTAATTTTGGTTCAAATCCAGTGGATATGATAACCAAGGCTGAAAAAGTTTCTGGCGGATTTATCGTCAATGGCTCAAAGGCCTGGATAACCAATGGCTCAATGGCTCACATAGCAATTGTCTGGGCGAAAATTGATAATCAAATTCGCGGATTTATCCTAGAAAAAGGGATGGAAGGGTACTCGACGAGAGATACCAAGCATAAGTTGAGTCTCAGGGCATCCGTCACTTCAGAACTATTTTTTAATAATTGCTTTGTTCCAGAAGAGAATTTGTTGCCAAACAGTGGTGGACTAAAGAGCCCTTTAATGTGTCTTACACAAGCTAGGTATGGAATATCCTGGGGTGCCATTGGGGCAGCTATGTCCTGCTACAGTTCTGCACTGAATTATGCAAATCAGAGGATTCAATTTGGAAGACCTATTTCAGCTTTTCAGTTAACTCAGGAAAAGCTAGCCAAAATGATTACGGAAATTTGTAAGGCGCAATTGCTTTCATTACATATTGGCAGATTAAAAGATCAAGGCAAATTAAAGCCTGTACAAGTATCTATGGCTAAAATGAACAATGTATCTATGGCTTTAGATTGTGCAAGAACAGCGAGGGGAATTCTTGGCGCAAATGGAATAACCGGCGAGTATCCGGTTATGAGGCACATGTGTAACCTTGAGTCAGTTTATACCTATGAGGGGACTAACGAAGTACATCTACTGGTAATTGGTCAAGCGGTGACAGGCATTCCAGCATTTGCAGATTATCAGGAAAAGTAA
- a CDS encoding XdhC family protein produces the protein MITVISQSGEVRRKLIDRAIVEETIKQLPSTGISKANNLESLYLKDFDFFLLSDVVGVETIVEFIGFPVNLFIFGAGHVGKAVAEIAVKLGYTVHLLDDREEFLNTFSEGDIQTHLIDFNDLNIEMSADDVVVIVTRGHWYDELCLSFAIKQSPRYLGMIGSKRRVLGIKNRLIEEGISKVRLDQVQAPIGLKINAKTPMEIAISILAEIIQVINSKERKLCHLKD, from the coding sequence TTGATTACAGTAATCTCTCAGAGCGGGGAGGTCAGGAGGAAATTAATTGATCGAGCAATAGTTGAGGAAACCATTAAGCAGTTGCCATCTACCGGAATATCTAAAGCTAATAATTTGGAATCACTATATCTAAAAGATTTTGATTTTTTCTTGCTATCAGATGTTGTGGGGGTCGAAACTATCGTTGAATTTATTGGCTTTCCGGTCAATCTTTTTATATTTGGGGCGGGACATGTTGGGAAGGCGGTTGCTGAAATAGCCGTGAAACTTGGTTATACGGTGCATCTTCTTGATGATCGTGAAGAATTTTTAAATACATTTTCTGAAGGGGATATTCAAACTCATTTGATTGACTTCAATGATTTAAACATTGAAATGAGTGCTGACGATGTAGTAGTGATTGTTACGAGGGGGCATTGGTATGATGAGCTTTGTTTATCTTTTGCCATTAAACAGAGTCCCAGGTATTTGGGGATGATTGGCAGCAAGAGGCGTGTGCTTGGAATAAAAAATAGACTGATTGAAGAGGGAATTTCAAAAGTCCGGCTTGATCAGGTTCAGGCTCCGATTGGGTTGAAAATAAATGCTAAAACGCCAATGGAGATTGCCATTTCTATATTGGCTGAAATTATTCAAGTTATAAACTCGAAAGAGAGGAAATTATGTCATTTGAAGGATTAG
- a CDS encoding UDP-glucose/GDP-mannose dehydrogenase family protein: protein MNIAVIGTGYVGLVTGACFADFGNNVICVDKDEAKIGKLKNGELPIFEPGLETIVVKNVKEGRLSFTTNLVDAVEKALVVFVAVGTPPAQDGSADLTQISQVAMEIASAINEYKVIVTKSTVPVGAGAYIKGVIEENKTSSCRFSVAANPEFLREGAAINDFMKPDRIVLGCADEEAIAILKDLYRPLYLIETPFVITNTESAEMIKYASNAFLATKVSFINEIANLCERLGANVQDVSKGMGMDERIGSKFLHPGPGFGGSCFPKDAKALVALGRSVGYEMRIVNSTIEVNELQKKLAVRKIQERFGDLSGKVVAILGLAFKPDTDDIREAPSLEIIEELMQLGAKVKVYDPVAMKAASRLLMNVEFAIDEYDAAAGSDAVVVVTEWNQFRSLDIKKLKSLMKSSLMFDYRNIYEPLMMSNAGFEYISLGR from the coding sequence ATGAATATAGCGGTAATCGGTACAGGTTATGTAGGGTTGGTAACCGGTGCTTGCTTTGCGGACTTTGGCAATAATGTCATCTGTGTGGATAAAGACGAAGCGAAAATCGGCAAGTTAAAAAACGGGGAATTACCGATTTTTGAACCTGGGCTTGAGACGATTGTCGTGAAAAATGTGAAGGAAGGACGGCTATCATTTACCACCAATCTGGTTGATGCTGTTGAAAAAGCCCTGGTTGTTTTTGTTGCGGTTGGAACACCTCCGGCGCAGGATGGCTCCGCAGACCTGACACAGATTTCACAAGTTGCAATGGAGATTGCATCGGCAATTAATGAGTACAAAGTGATTGTCACAAAAAGTACGGTGCCTGTGGGCGCGGGAGCATATATCAAAGGCGTGATAGAGGAAAATAAGACATCATCCTGTAGATTCTCCGTAGCCGCAAACCCAGAATTTTTAAGAGAAGGGGCTGCAATTAATGACTTCATGAAACCGGATAGAATCGTTTTGGGGTGTGCCGATGAAGAAGCGATAGCAATATTGAAAGATTTATACAGACCGCTTTATTTAATCGAAACCCCATTTGTGATTACCAATACCGAATCCGCCGAAATGATTAAATATGCCTCAAATGCCTTTCTGGCAACCAAGGTATCTTTTATTAATGAGATTGCGAATTTATGTGAAAGGCTTGGCGCTAATGTACAGGATGTATCAAAGGGGATGGGGATGGATGAGCGCATCGGTTCAAAGTTTTTACATCCGGGTCCGGGGTTTGGCGGGAGTTGCTTTCCTAAAGACGCCAAGGCGCTTGTTGCGTTGGGGCGAAGTGTCGGCTATGAAATGCGAATCGTGAATTCCACGATAGAAGTAAATGAGTTACAGAAAAAGCTGGCGGTCAGGAAAATTCAGGAAAGGTTTGGGGATTTGAGCGGCAAGGTTGTCGCTATCCTGGGGTTGGCTTTTAAACCGGATACGGATGATATACGAGAGGCTCCGTCGCTGGAAATTATAGAAGAATTGATGCAGTTGGGTGCTAAAGTAAAGGTCTATGATCCGGTGGCAATGAAGGCTGCCAGTCGGTTATTAATGAATGTTGAATTTGCAATTGATGAATATGATGCCGCAGCGGGGAGTGATGCAGTGGTTGTGGTCACCGAGTGGAATCAATTTCGCAGTTTGGATATTAAGAAATTAAAATCGTTAATGAAATCCTCACTGATGTTTGATTATCGGAATATTTATGAACCTCTCATGATGAGCAATGCCGGGTTTGAATATATATCGCTCGGTCGGTAA
- a CDS encoding UDP-glucuronic acid decarboxylase family protein gives MRYVVTGGAGFVGSHLVDRLMAEGNEVCVFDNLVTGRVRNVERHLGHPRFQFIEQDVTEYLSVDGEVSAVVHFASPASPIDYLNLPIQTLKVGSLGTHKALGLAKEKNAVFLLASTSEVYGDPLIHPQKEDYWGNVNPIGPRSVYDEAKRFAEAITMAYHRKHGVDTRIIRIFNTYGTRMRREDGRVVSNFIVQALAGKPLTVYGEGRQTRSFCYVSDLVEGILRLLRQNGDAVIDGKDIHYPVNLGNPTEFTIAELAMEVIRLTGSTSEIINLPLPEDDPKCRKPDITRAQALLNWQPGIGLKEGLGKTIDYFKQD, from the coding sequence ATGCGTTATGTGGTAACCGGGGGTGCCGGTTTCGTGGGGTCACATTTAGTTGATCGCTTGATGGCAGAGGGGAATGAGGTGTGTGTATTTGATAATCTGGTAACCGGGCGAGTTAGGAATGTAGAGCGCCATCTCGGTCATCCCAGATTCCAATTTATCGAACAAGATGTGACAGAGTATCTAAGCGTTGATGGCGAGGTCAGCGCCGTCGTTCATTTCGCCTCGCCTGCATCTCCAATAGATTACTTAAATTTGCCTATTCAAACGCTCAAAGTGGGAAGTTTGGGAACCCATAAAGCGTTAGGGCTGGCGAAAGAAAAGAACGCGGTGTTTTTACTGGCGTCAACCTCCGAGGTTTACGGCGACCCGCTCATTCATCCGCAAAAAGAGGATTATTGGGGAAATGTGAATCCGATTGGCCCACGAAGTGTTTATGATGAAGCCAAGCGCTTTGCCGAAGCCATCACTATGGCTTATCACAGAAAGCATGGGGTGGATACCCGAATCATTCGTATTTTTAATACCTATGGGACCCGTATGCGACGTGAGGATGGGCGCGTCGTATCAAATTTTATCGTTCAGGCATTAGCCGGAAAACCCTTGACTGTATATGGTGAAGGACGGCAGACCCGCTCATTTTGTTACGTCAGTGATTTGGTCGAGGGGATTTTACGATTACTCAGACAAAACGGTGACGCCGTAATCGATGGGAAGGACATTCATTATCCGGTTAATCTGGGTAACCCCACGGAATTTACCATTGCAGAATTAGCAATGGAGGTTATTAGATTGACCGGGAGCACGAGTGAAATTATCAATCTGCCCTTGCCCGAAGACGATCCGAAATGTCGTAAACCTGATATAACCAGAGCCCAAGCGCTTTTGAATTGGCAACCTGGTATTGGATTGAAAGAGGGATTGGGAAAGACGATTGACTATTTCAAGCAGGATTGA
- a CDS encoding DegT/DnrJ/EryC1/StrS family aminotransferase — MKEATGRKKVPLLDLGEQHKQIRAEIDTAVKRVFDSQQYILGPEVKALEEELATYCQSSYAVGCASGSDALLLALMAYDIKPGDEVITTPYTFFATIGAIVRLGAKPVLVDIEPDTFNLEISQVEAVITENTRAIIPIHLFGQCAEMDELNEIGKKHGVKIIEDAAQAIGSKYKGKLAGNLADLGCFSFYPSKNLGGVGDGGMLTTSDNDTYQKLKALRAHGAKVKYFHDYVGINSRLDALQAAILRVKLKYLDGWAEGRIRNANFYREAFRENGLVDSGAVKLPVEKEDCHHIYNQFVIRVKSRDALRKYLSENGVGTEIYYPLALHLQPCFKFLGYQEGSFPESEKASQESLAIPIYPELTKQDQGYVVETIKGFYN, encoded by the coding sequence ATGAAGGAAGCAACAGGAAGAAAAAAAGTTCCTCTGCTTGATCTGGGGGAACAACATAAACAGATTCGGGCAGAGATTGATACGGCGGTTAAACGGGTGTTCGATTCCCAACAATATATTTTAGGTCCTGAGGTGAAAGCCCTCGAAGAAGAGCTTGCCACTTATTGTCAAAGCAGTTATGCAGTAGGTTGTGCATCCGGGTCGGATGCGCTGTTACTGGCGTTGATGGCTTATGACATCAAGCCTGGGGATGAAGTCATCACCACGCCCTACACGTTTTTTGCGACTATCGGGGCAATTGTCAGGTTAGGAGCTAAGCCGGTTTTGGTTGATATTGAGCCGGATACCTTTAACCTAGAGATCAGTCAGGTTGAAGCGGTCATTACTGAAAATACCAGGGCAATTATTCCTATACACCTGTTTGGTCAATGCGCTGAGATGGACGAATTGAATGAGATTGGCAAAAAGCATGGGGTAAAGATAATTGAGGATGCAGCGCAAGCCATCGGTTCAAAATATAAAGGCAAGTTAGCCGGAAATTTGGCGGATTTGGGGTGTTTCAGCTTTTATCCGTCGAAAAATTTGGGCGGCGTCGGTGATGGTGGGATGCTGACGACATCTGATAACGATACTTATCAAAAATTAAAAGCTTTGCGGGCACATGGAGCGAAGGTCAAATACTTTCATGATTATGTTGGCATCAATAGTCGGCTTGATGCGCTACAGGCTGCGATTTTGCGAGTAAAATTAAAGTATCTGGATGGTTGGGCGGAAGGTAGAATTCGCAATGCCAATTTCTACAGGGAAGCGTTTCGGGAAAACGGATTGGTCGATTCAGGTGCCGTAAAATTGCCGGTAGAAAAAGAAGACTGCCATCATATCTATAACCAATTTGTCATTCGGGTTAAAAGCCGGGATGCTTTAAGAAAGTATCTTTCCGAAAATGGTGTCGGAACAGAAATCTATTATCCGCTCGCCTTGCATTTACAACCTTGTTTTAAATTTCTTGGGTATCAAGAAGGGAGTTTCCCGGAGTCTGAAAAAGCATCTCAGGAATCCCTGGCGATACCGATTTATCCTGAGCTTACGAAGCAGGATCAGGGCTATGTTGTCGAGACCATAAAAGGGTTCTATAACTAG
- a CDS encoding dienelactone hydrolase family protein, with protein MSVVGEMIEINLTGGTAKGYYAKGKTDDVKPGLIVIQEWWGLNDHIKDVANRFAEKGYAVLAPDLYKGKVTKAPTEAGALMQGLNQDYALEVLNKSVDYLQTAPGVNGERIGVTGFCMGGSFALLLPCVNKNIKAAAPFYGDVPSEAKLRDLEAPVLFIGAENDFWITGEKMEGLREALKKFGKTGEVKIYQGVGHAFFNDTRPDAYDESSAKDAWERVNHFFAQHLK; from the coding sequence ATGAGTGTGGTTGGCGAAATGATTGAAATTAATCTTACAGGTGGCACGGCGAAAGGCTATTATGCAAAAGGCAAGACAGATGACGTGAAGCCTGGGTTAATCGTTATTCAGGAATGGTGGGGACTCAACGACCACATCAAGGATGTCGCAAACCGGTTTGCCGAAAAAGGCTATGCGGTGCTTGCCCCAGACCTCTATAAAGGAAAGGTGACCAAAGCCCCCACGGAAGCAGGGGCGCTAATGCAGGGGTTGAATCAGGATTATGCGCTGGAGGTTTTAAATAAAAGTGTCGATTATTTGCAAACTGCGCCCGGCGTGAATGGGGAACGGATAGGGGTCACAGGTTTTTGCATGGGAGGATCGTTTGCCTTGCTATTACCATGTGTGAATAAAAATATAAAAGCCGCTGCGCCGTTTTATGGCGATGTGCCATCCGAAGCCAAGTTAAGAGACCTTGAAGCTCCGGTCTTATTTATTGGCGCGGAAAATGATTTCTGGATTACCGGGGAAAAGATGGAGGGGTTGAGAGAGGCGCTTAAAAAATTTGGCAAGACCGGTGAAGTTAAAATTTATCAAGGAGTGGGTCACGCCTTTTTTAATGATACACGCCCGGATGCTTACGATGAATCATCTGCAAAGGATGCCTGGGAGCGGGTAAATCATTTCTTTGCACAGCACCTGAAATAA
- the ccsA gene encoding cytochrome c biogenesis protein CcsA — protein sequence MSSVVERKNLTGFGEIEPTFFEKIKGMMPVILPLLAAIILIYSRYKFGPGNFLKEGSLTVLALICYITAATVMVTNLFVKEKVLYKLGLLTLGLGFCFNFSGWMIRWIEAGEAEGWKGGINGFWRYYPLDTLYALTLGFCCGAAIATLVIVRKPKYEFLGALALPIIAIILTIAILFGNEIRTLMPILDSYWRPIHVTVATVAYGVCLVSFGLAFAYLIKDGVRSEAIAIAVALYGLLIYGTIGDYGIPFRADYGVLVNIEKSPLPVRASLPGVGVMMAITLALILTSMVCFIIEWNRKDEKLKKLGWNIFRVATVMQIVAIFVLFFQIGQVNKADVAARVSPVRHEMLGEWLKKQGLDAPMVGNQQLGNMWLAEKGKEGLLNISAKSNPVEVGAVISLGVCLFLVALFAWKREALVEAMPSLATIDSLLYKTVGVAFPLLCILLITGAVWANESWGRYWGWDPKETGALVATMAYAAFLHTRIAHGWRGRRSAYFALVGFALVIFTWLGVSFLLVGLHSYAQV from the coding sequence ATGAGTAGTGTTGTTGAACGGAAAAACTTAACCGGGTTTGGTGAAATTGAGCCGACTTTCTTTGAAAAAATCAAAGGGATGATGCCGGTCATTTTGCCACTGCTTGCCGCTATCATTCTCATTTATAGTCGCTATAAATTTGGTCCCGGTAACTTTTTAAAAGAAGGCTCACTCACCGTGCTGGCGCTGATTTGTTACATCACCGCCGCGACTGTCATGGTGACGAATCTCTTCGTTAAAGAAAAGGTGTTGTACAAACTGGGGTTGCTCACTCTTGGATTGGGGTTTTGTTTTAACTTTTCAGGCTGGATGATTCGCTGGATTGAAGCCGGTGAGGCGGAAGGCTGGAAAGGCGGAATCAATGGCTTCTGGCGCTATTACCCGCTTGATACCTTGTATGCTCTGACGCTGGGTTTTTGTTGCGGTGCAGCGATTGCCACGCTGGTCATTGTGCGTAAACCCAAATATGAATTTCTGGGGGCGCTGGCTTTGCCAATCATTGCCATCATTCTGACCATCGCCATCTTGTTTGGTAATGAAATCCGAACCCTGATGCCGATTCTCGATAGTTACTGGCGACCGATTCATGTGACCGTGGCGACCGTGGCATATGGCGTATGCCTGGTGAGTTTCGGATTGGCATTCGCTTATTTAATTAAAGATGGGGTGCGCTCCGAAGCCATTGCCATTGCGGTGGCGCTTTATGGTTTATTGATTTACGGAACCATCGGTGATTATGGAATTCCGTTCAGGGCTGATTATGGGGTGCTGGTCAATATCGAAAAATCTCCTTTGCCGGTGCGCGCCTCGTTGCCCGGTGTGGGAGTAATGATGGCGATTACCCTGGCATTGATTCTTACCTCGATGGTGTGCTTTATCATTGAGTGGAATCGTAAGGACGAAAAATTAAAGAAACTTGGCTGGAATATCTTTCGCGTCGCGACGGTGATGCAGATCGTTGCCATTTTTGTACTTTTCTTTCAAATCGGTCAGGTGAATAAAGCGGATGTCGCAGCGCGGGTTTCTCCTGTCAGACACGAAATGTTAGGCGAGTGGTTAAAGAAGCAAGGATTGGATGCGCCAATGGTCGGCAATCAACAACTGGGGAATATGTGGCTTGCTGAAAAAGGGAAGGAAGGCTTATTAAACATCAGCGCCAAATCGAACCCGGTCGAGGTTGGGGCAGTAATCAGCCTGGGGGTTTGTCTATTCCTGGTGGCGCTGTTTGCCTGGAAACGTGAAGCCCTGGTTGAAGCCATGCCGTCGCTGGCGACGATAGATTCTCTGCTTTATAAAACCGTTGGGGTGGCATTTCCATTACTCTGCATTTTACTGATTACCGGCGCGGTCTGGGCGAATGAGTCCTGGGGCAGGTATTGGGGATGGGACCCGAAAGAGACCGGCGCATTGGTGGCAACTATGGCTTACGCGGCGTTTTTACATACACGCATTGCGCATGGTTGGCGCGGACGACGAAGCGCCTACTTTGCGTTGGTGGGTTTTGCCTTAGTGATTTTCACCTGGTTAGGTGTCAGCTTCCTGTTAGTAGGTTTGCATTCCTACGCACAGGTTTAA
- a CDS encoding cytochrome c biogenesis protein ResB encodes MSSSETEITAKTETVSVNQTRAAKSVSLVDKVLMLLSSVRFGIIMLSIVLVCCMIGMLIMQVEVEGFAEYYAKLTPAQRIIYTKLDFFNIYHSWYFTLLLAITALNIILASIDRFPTAWQYIVKPKTKASANFVKAQMFHAETSLPSGSQEVAEKIQSTWLHLREIKSAVNESRLIASLILGLFFLSIYVLFAHTVIFWILFLTGLVGSLYFLLRGIRFDFIINEDNGKKTVFGQMNAWNRLGAYIVHVALMFIFIGGFLTSRYDVSGMMEITPGESANKIFTQKMAVDGPAMGEAPLPFTVECTDLQQKLIRPEGGLEATNTIDWLSYVKIKDGDFVEDALVHLNNPYDYKGYRLFQSKFTAFGYARSIKLRLEPEKGGNAEEVTIPRNGAVEVAGIGKITYSRFFPDFQITRQGADSVSPDYNNPVAELNIETPDGKRRVAFAFNPHFAEETFKQAESAKQKDGQENLLLVNGYKIILSDFEKAAQGHTLTVQYDPGRTPAYLGFFILSAALCGVFFFSHQRVWAVIEPDDKGAKVFVGANTNRNRQAFEGRFNSLVESITGGSKDE; translated from the coding sequence ATGTCTTCAAGTGAGACTGAAATTACTGCCAAGACCGAGACGGTTTCTGTCAATCAGACACGCGCGGCAAAAAGCGTATCGCTGGTTGATAAAGTTTTAATGTTACTGAGTTCCGTGCGCTTCGGCATTATCATGCTTTCAATCGTGCTGGTCTGTTGCATGATTGGCATGTTAATCATGCAGGTAGAGGTCGAAGGCTTTGCCGAATACTACGCCAAGCTGACGCCGGCACAGCGAATCATCTACACGAAACTTGATTTTTTTAATATCTATCACTCCTGGTATTTTACTCTGTTGCTGGCGATCACTGCCTTGAATATCATTCTGGCATCGATTGATCGCTTCCCAACCGCCTGGCAATACATCGTCAAACCCAAAACCAAAGCCTCTGCCAATTTTGTTAAAGCGCAAATGTTTCATGCAGAGACCAGTTTACCGTCCGGTTCGCAAGAGGTCGCAGAAAAGATACAGTCGACCTGGCTTCATTTAAGAGAAATTAAATCTGCGGTAAACGAGTCGAGGCTAATCGCATCGCTCATTCTGGGGCTATTCTTTTTATCCATCTACGTGTTGTTTGCGCATACGGTAATTTTCTGGATTTTATTTTTAACCGGTTTAGTCGGCAGCCTCTATTTTCTTCTGAGAGGCATTCGCTTTGATTTCATCATCAATGAGGATAACGGCAAGAAGACGGTTTTTGGTCAGATGAACGCCTGGAACCGTTTGGGCGCATATATTGTTCACGTCGCTTTGATGTTTATTTTTATCGGCGGATTTTTGACCAGTCGCTATGATGTGAGCGGCATGATGGAAATCACGCCGGGCGAATCCGCCAATAAAATCTTCACCCAGAAGATGGCGGTTGACGGTCCGGCGATGGGCGAAGCGCCGTTGCCGTTTACGGTTGAATGCACGGATTTGCAACAAAAACTCATTCGACCCGAAGGCGGACTCGAAGCCACCAATACGATTGACTGGCTGAGCTATGTGAAAATCAAGGACGGCGATTTTGTAGAGGATGCACTGGTGCATCTGAATAATCCCTATGATTATAAGGGCTACCGATTATTCCAATCCAAATTCACGGCTTTCGGTTACGCCAGGTCGATTAAACTTCGACTAGAGCCGGAAAAGGGCGGCAACGCCGAAGAGGTGACCATTCCCAGAAATGGAGCGGTCGAGGTTGCCGGTATCGGAAAAATTACTTATTCAAGATTCTTCCCGGATTTTCAGATTACCCGACAAGGCGCAGATTCGGTTTCACCCGATTATAATAATCCGGTTGCCGAACTCAATATTGAAACCCCGGATGGGAAACGCCGGGTAGCTTTTGCGTTCAATCCTCATTTTGCCGAAGAGACCTTTAAACAGGCAGAGAGCGCCAAGCAGAAAGATGGGCAGGAGAATCTATTGCTGGTGAATGGTTATAAAATCATCTTGAGTGATTTTGAAAAAGCCGCACAGGGACACACGCTGACGGTTCAATACGACCCGGGGCGCACACCGGCTTATTTGGGATTTTTCATTTTAAGCGCAGCGTTGTGTGGGGTATTTTTCTTTTCACACCAGCGGGTGTGGGCAGTCATCGAGCCGGACGACAAAGGGGCGAAGGTATTTGTGGGAGCCAATACCAACCGCAATCGTCAAGCATTTGAGGGGCGGTTTAATTCATTGGTTGAATCCATCACAGGAGGAAGTAAAGATGAGTAG
- a CDS encoding SDR family oxidoreductase gives MELKNKNALITGGTKGIGEAIVIALLEQGAKVFLCARDEAAVQQKVEALKQVYGNRVFGSPCDVSNFEDVQHLFQEVEQRLSGIDILVNNAGVGCFSTVEDLAITDWQQTLAINLSGVFYCCHEAIPLMKKRGGGYIINIGSLAGKEAFAGAAAYCATKFGLVGFSEALMQEVRHEHIRVSYVMPGSVNTDFGRHQKTDKATTWKLNPEDVAEVVLNLLKMNPRALPSRVEIRPSEPPKKG, from the coding sequence ATGGAACTTAAAAATAAAAACGCATTGATTACCGGAGGCACCAAGGGGATTGGTGAAGCAATTGTTATCGCGCTTTTGGAACAGGGAGCCAAGGTTTTTTTATGTGCGAGGGATGAGGCTGCGGTACAACAGAAGGTAGAAGCGTTAAAACAAGTTTATGGCAACAGGGTATTCGGAAGCCCCTGCGATGTGAGTAACTTTGAAGATGTGCAGCATCTGTTTCAAGAAGTGGAGCAGAGGCTTTCAGGGATTGATATTCTGGTCAATAACGCCGGCGTCGGTTGTTTTTCGACCGTTGAAGATTTGGCGATAACCGATTGGCAGCAAACTCTGGCGATCAATCTTTCGGGAGTTTTTTATTGTTGCCACGAAGCGATTCCGCTAATGAAGAAACGCGGGGGCGGATATATCATCAACATCGGAAGTCTGGCGGGGAAGGAAGCTTTTGCGGGAGCGGCGGCATATTGTGCAACCAAGTTTGGTTTAGTTGGATTTTCCGAAGCCTTGATGCAGGAAGTGCGTCACGAGCATATCCGGGTCAGTTATGTGATGCCCGGTTCGGTCAATACGGATTTTGGTCGTCATCAGAAAACCGATAAAGCCACGACCTGGAAATTGAACCCGGAGGATGTCGCGGAAGTGGTCTTGAATTTATTGAAGATGAACCCAAGGGCTTTACCGAGTCGTGTGGAAATAAGACCCAGCGAGCCACCGAAAAAAGGCTGA
- a CDS encoding nucleoside triphosphate pyrophosphatase yields the protein MPNPKKLILASGSQRRSEILNSLKLDFSISPSSIDERFHKDEAPADYIIRIARAKVVDVAKNLETGLVLGADTIVVFEGRIIGKPLNEENAKEILKVLAGRWHAVMTGVALYDIDSKKEVVDFEKTLVRFAPLSQDEIDWYISTGEYKGKAGGYAIQGYAAAFVEEIAGNYLNVVGLPVPLVYRLGKRLGFSLIDEIVT from the coding sequence ATGCCAAATCCTAAAAAACTAATATTAGCATCCGGTTCTCAAAGACGCTCTGAAATTTTAAATTCCCTCAAGCTGGATTTTTCTATCTCACCCAGTTCCATTGATGAACGTTTCCATAAAGATGAAGCCCCTGCCGATTATATTATTCGGATTGCCAGAGCCAAAGTTGTTGACGTCGCTAAAAACCTCGAAACCGGGCTGGTTTTAGGTGCAGATACGATTGTGGTATTTGAAGGTCGAATCATCGGCAAACCCTTAAACGAAGAGAACGCCAAAGAAATATTGAAAGTATTGGCTGGTCGATGGCACGCGGTCATGACCGGGGTTGCGCTTTATGACATCGATTCCAAAAAAGAGGTTGTTGATTTTGAAAAAACTCTGGTGCGGTTCGCTCCGCTCTCACAGGATGAAATCGATTGGTATATCTCAACAGGGGAGTATAAAGGCAAAGCGGGTGGATATGCGATTCAAGGCTATGCGGCAGCCTTTGTCGAAGAGATTGCCGGAAATTATTTGAATGTCGTTGGCTTGCCTGTGCCGCTGGTTTACCGGTTGGGAAAACGCCTGGGTTTTTCCCTGATTGACGAGATCGTTACCTGA